AAACAAAGAGTCCATTAATAAGCACATATAGTTGACTATACGTATTTAATAAAATGGATAATCATCACAGGAACTAATCTAGCGAAAGCCCTATACCATACCAGAATAAGCGAAAGAGGTATATTTGAAAGCACTATGCGCGTTACATTAATTTTAAAGTTCATTTGAGAGCCGATATAGTAGCAGGAATGAAAAAAATAAATGGATTCCTATCATTGTAATTCTATCAGCTTCATGTTAACAAGATGTGGTGAACAACGAACTAGAGTGGTTGATGCAAAAATTACGACTGAACATTAAATTACTTTGAAACCATCATGAAAATCAAGGTCAGTTTATTTTTTCTCAGCATGATTTTCTTTGTCAATCTATATGCTCAAATCGGATTTTTAAAGGTTAACGAACGTTTTGAGGATAATACTTTTACTACAATGGATGGAGAACAAGTCATTCTTGATTCCATTCACAATAAAGTGTTTGTAATGAACTTTTGGAATATTGGGTGTACAGGGTGTGAGCAGGAAAGAACATTTCTCAACGAACTTTATCATAATTACAAAAATCAAGATGTAGTTTTCTGGTCTATTACAATGACTTCAAAGGAAAAACTAGATTCTTATTTAAAGAAACATCCGATTGATTGGGAAGTTAAAGGAGGTATCGATTTTTTAGGATTTAAAGGAGATCAAACATTCTTAGTTAACTGTATTCCTACAACAATATTAATTGATAAGGAACGGAATGTGATTTATTCACAATGTGGAACAATTTTAGAAGGAGAGAGTGGAGATTATTTCATGAAATTGATTGATGGGGCCTTATCAAAGTAAGGCAGGAATCACGTTTTCAGCATGCTGCTACTGTAGGTATTCACCAACAAGCTTTTTCTCCACATATTAGGAATGTATCGTTAGTCACAAAACCAACAATGGCAAGAGTGCCATTGATTATGCTGAGGTAAAGGTCTTCTAGATACTAATTTTATTGAATAAATAGGCACGGGAGTTACTTCCGTGCCAGGTAGTGACAATCATTAGAAATGCTATCCAAGCTCCTCTAAGAACGATTGTAGAAAATGCGGGTGGTGAAGCTTCCGTTGTAGTAAATGAAGTTTTAGCTGGAAAGGCTGATTACGGACTCAACGCTGAGAATGGCGAATATGTAAACATGTTCAAAGCATGTATCATAGATCCTACAAAAGTGACAAGACTAACTCTTGAAAATGCTGCTTCTATTGCGTCTCTCCTACTCACTACAGAATGTGTAGTAGCGGAAGAGCCAGAAAAAGAAGGTGCTGCTCCAATGCCTAGTGGTGGCATGGGCGGAATGATTTAATCATTATTTTGATAGATATGAGAGCCTTCCCAATTTTGGGAGAGCTTTTTTTATGTCCAAAAAAAGTAAGGAGCCAATTATTAAATACTTATAGTCGACTATAAGTATTTAATAAAATGGATAATCATCACAGGAACTAATCTAGCGAAAGCCCTATACCATACCAGAATAAGCGAAAGAGGTATATTTGAAAGGTAGATAAACGACATATGTTGTTTACATTAATGTTACCTTGAATTTTCGCACCGAACAGTTATTCTATCAAATTCGTATCTTTGATATATGAGTAAAGAAGAAGTAAAAACAGCAATAAGTGAACTCTTGGACAATACTTCTGAACAAGTACTTCAAGAGGTGTTTGATTATTTGAAATCCGTGCAAGGAAAATCAACTGAGTCCGTTTCTCTATCGCGCAACTTTAGAACTATCTTAACTGAAGACAAAGAACTGCTGGAAAGACTAGCTAAATGATTTCACAGAAGGAAGTCCTAGAAATTCACGCAATTCTCATTGAACGATTTGGTGGGGCTAATGGAATTCGAGACAATGAACTGCTGGATTCAGCATTAAATCGACCTTATCAAACATTTGACGGAAAGGAGCTTTATCCAACACCTATTGACAAGGCTGCTGCAATTCTTGAAAGCATTGTCAAGAACCATCCTTTTATAGATGGCAATAAAAGAACTGGTTATGTGCTGGCTCGACTTCTACTCATGAACGAACAACTAGATATTCATTCTGCACAAGAGAACAAATATCAATTTGTGATTTCAATCTCAACGGGAAAATTGAGC
The sequence above is drawn from the Marinobacter alexandrii genome and encodes:
- a CDS encoding TlpA disulfide reductase family protein, translating into MKIKVSLFFLSMIFFVNLYAQIGFLKVNERFEDNTFTTMDGEQVILDSIHNKVFVMNFWNIGCTGCEQERTFLNELYHNYKNQDVVFWSITMTSKEKLDSYLKKHPIDWEVKGGIDFLGFKGDQTFLVNCIPTTILIDKERNVIYSQCGTILEGESGDYFMKLIDGALSK
- a CDS encoding TCP-1/cpn60 chaperonin family protein, encoding MTIIRNAIQAPLRTIVENAGGEASVVVNEVLAGKADYGLNAENGEYVNMFKACIIDPTKVTRLTLENAASIASLLLTTECVVAEEPEKEGAAPMPSGGMGGMI
- a CDS encoding Fic family protein, whose translation is MISQKEVLEIHAILIERFGGANGIRDNELLDSALNRPYQTFDGKELYPTPIDKAAAILESIVKNHPFIDGNKRTGYVLARLLLMNEQLDIHSAQENKYQFVISISTGKLSFDQIKEWLEKNSR